The Campylobacter sp. RM10537 genome has a segment encoding these proteins:
- the bamD gene encoding outer membrane protein assembly factor BamD, protein MKKNFFLFILIGFFLSSCSVKTNEGLYNLTAKEWYKQIIKDLQDKDLEKADEHYNGMASEHVSNPLLETTLIILAQAHIDEEEYQLAEFYLDEYNKKFGSSRNADYIRYLKIKAKFDAFGVPNRNQALMLESQKEISNFLKDYPDTEFNPLVQTMLTKFNLAVFYLNDTIKDLYYRTGRTQSAEIYEQKLRKSEFYKQSIIKPELPWYRSIFEKF, encoded by the coding sequence ATGAAAAAAAATTTTTTTCTTTTTATTTTAATAGGATTTTTTTTAAGTTCATGTAGTGTAAAGACTAATGAGGGCTTATATAATTTAACTGCAAAGGAATGGTATAAACAAATTATTAAAGATTTGCAGGATAAAGATTTGGAAAAAGCTGATGAACATTATAATGGTATGGCTAGCGAACATGTTTCTAATCCGCTTTTGGAAACCACACTTATTATTTTAGCACAGGCGCATATTGACGAAGAAGAGTATCAATTGGCCGAGTTTTATTTGGATGAATATAATAAGAAATTTGGTAGTTCTCGTAATGCTGATTATATACGTTATTTAAAAATAAAGGCTAAATTTGATGCTTTTGGCGTGCCTAATAGAAATCAAGCTTTAATGCTCGAGAGTCAAAAAGAAATCAGCAATTTTTTAAAAGATTATCCAGATACAGAATTTAATCCTTTAGTGCAAACCATGCTGACTAAATTTAATTTAGCAGTTTTTTATCTTAATGATACAATCAAAGATTTATATTATAGAACCGGACGTACTCAAAGTGCTGAAATTTATGAGCAGAAGCTAAGGAAAAGTGAATTTTATAAGCAAAGTATTATAAAACCTGAACTTCCTTGGTATAGAAGTATATTTGAAAAATTTTAA
- the fliW gene encoding flagellar assembly protein FliW, whose protein sequence is MTLAVKCPILGFEETKNMEFSTIDEVFVRLKSLDGKNFSFVLINPYLIRPDYEFDIPTYYQELLSLTPDSNMKIYNIVAIAKSIEESTVNFLAPVVINLDNNTMVQVILDTVNYPDFFQADQISNYIKKNENE, encoded by the coding sequence ATGACCTTAGCTGTTAAATGTCCCATTTTAGGTTTTGAAGAAACTAAAAATATGGAATTTTCAACTATAGATGAAGTATTTGTAAGACTAAAAAGCCTAGATGGTAAAAATTTTTCATTTGTACTTATCAATCCTTATCTTATAAGACCTGATTATGAATTTGACATACCAACTTATTATCAAGAATTGCTTTCTTTAACACCTGATTCCAATATGAAAATTTATAATATAGTAGCTATTGCTAAAAGTATAGAAGAATCTACAGTAAATTTTTTAGCTCCTGTAGTTATAAATCTTGATAATAACACTATGGTTCAAGTTATTCTTGACACAGTTAATTATCCTGACTTTTTTCAAGCTGATCAAATTTCTAACTACATTAAAAAAAATGAAAATGAATGA
- a CDS encoding prepilin-type N-terminal cleavage/methylation domain-containing protein produces MKKAFTLFELVISLILSGIILTILSKPLWEFYQLNNKNLKTKELIINTHLTLLKIEKLFQSCANINIIDDNLIHCFLKDDLLTLEDKNTHLLNSTLILENNTTLYSPKSDLQTQLQNRKALYKDEQNIIYGLNNNKIQKIFILSENNLSSSFIGNFIPISAELNFTFKDDQIYYEIKPRFNDELKQSAILAKNISFFKIQNSKLKICMKNQKQEYCLEKRLFL; encoded by the coding sequence ATGAAAAAAGCTTTCACTCTTTTTGAATTAGTCATTTCACTTATTTTATCTGGAATAATACTTACGATACTTTCTAAACCTTTATGGGAATTTTATCAACTCAATAATAAAAATTTAAAAACAAAAGAACTCATTATCAACACTCATCTAACCCTACTTAAAATAGAAAAATTATTTCAATCTTGCGCTAATATCAATATAATTGATGATAATTTGATCCATTGTTTTTTAAAAGATGACTTATTAACTCTTGAAGACAAGAACACGCATTTACTTAATTCTACTTTAATTTTAGAAAATAATACCACTTTATATTCTCCAAAAAGTGATTTACAAACTCAATTGCAAAATAGAAAAGCACTATACAAGGATGAACAAAATATAATTTATGGTTTGAATAACAATAAAATTCAAAAAATTTTTATTTTATCAGAAAATAATCTATCAAGTTCTTTTATTGGAAATTTTATACCAATAAGTGCTGAGTTAAATTTTACTTTTAAAGATGATCAAATTTATTATGAAATTAAACCCAGATTTAATGATGAATTAAAACAAAGTGCCATCTTAGCCAAAAATATAAGTTTTTTCAAGATACAAAATTCAAAATTAAAAATATGCATGAAAAATCAAAAACAAGAATATTGTCTTGAAAAAAGATTGTTTTTATGA
- a CDS encoding MATE family efflux transporter, which yields MFKSKITKLFFNYALPNMINSGFFSLYIIINGAFVGQFLGTKSLAAMGLSMPFIFILFTLSDLIAIGSSVQISLKIGAKKQNLAREIFSFCIIFILLTYLIIGVLGYFSSTFILSLFSNDLELVKLSSQYIKIFMIFAPLLCLSFAMDNYLRACGKNKYSMYMGIGSVIVNIILDYLFIVYFDLEIIGAAMATSISLSIVSFIGILPFLDKKLQLYFVKPKMNFKLLKNILLNGSSESLMNVSLSLIGIITNYVLLLNGGEIAVAIFSAILYLDSIIMALVNAMYDGVMPLLSFNIGSKSINKNKILLKTMAFYGCIFSCVIFIVNILFSKELMQIFNHEKQFLQLAHLALILYSFNYLFAWLNSLTATYLTAANKVKESLFFSIIQSFFMPIICLLIFTFLFNFYGIFISCVVSEFLSIFLAYFLLKRCFKS from the coding sequence ATGTTTAAGTCAAAAATTACAAAATTATTTTTTAACTATGCTTTGCCAAATATGATAAACTCAGGATTTTTTTCACTCTATATTATTATAAATGGTGCGTTTGTTGGTCAATTTTTAGGTACAAAATCTTTGGCTGCAATGGGTTTATCAATGCCTTTTATTTTTATACTTTTTACCCTTAGCGATTTAATAGCGATAGGCTCATCTGTTCAAATTTCTTTAAAAATAGGAGCAAAAAAACAAAATTTAGCTAGAGAAATTTTCTCTTTTTGTATTATATTTATACTTTTAACTTATCTAATTATAGGAGTATTAGGCTATTTTTCATCCACTTTTATACTTTCTTTATTTAGTAACGATTTAGAATTGGTAAAATTGTCAAGTCAATATATAAAAATTTTTATGATTTTTGCCCCACTATTATGTCTATCTTTTGCAATGGATAATTACTTAAGAGCTTGTGGAAAAAATAAATATTCTATGTATATGGGTATAGGCTCAGTTATTGTTAATATTATTTTAGATTACTTATTCATTGTTTATTTTGATCTTGAAATTATAGGTGCAGCAATGGCTACAAGTATTAGTCTTAGCATAGTAAGCTTCATAGGAATTTTGCCTTTTTTAGATAAAAAATTGCAACTTTATTTTGTTAAACCAAAAATGAATTTTAAACTTTTAAAAAATATTTTACTAAATGGAAGCTCTGAAAGCCTTATGAATGTATCTTTAAGCTTGATTGGAATTATTACTAATTATGTTTTATTGCTTAATGGAGGAGAAATTGCAGTAGCTATATTTTCAGCAATTTTATATCTTGATAGCATTATCATGGCCTTAGTTAATGCTATGTACGATGGTGTTATGCCTTTATTAAGTTTTAATATAGGTAGCAAAAGTATAAATAAAAATAAAATTTTATTAAAAACAATGGCTTTTTATGGCTGCATTTTCAGTTGTGTTATATTTATTGTCAATATATTATTTTCTAAAGAATTAATGCAAATATTCAACCATGAAAAACAATTTTTACAACTTGCACATTTAGCTTTAATACTTTATAGCTTTAATTATCTTTTTGCTTGGTTAAATTCTTTAACTGCGACTTATCTTACAGCTGCAAATAAAGTTAAAGAATCCTTATTTTTTTCTATTATACAAAGTTTTTTTATGCCTATAATTTGTTTATTGATTTTTACTTTCTTATTTAATTTTTATGGCATATTTATAAGTTGCGTTGTATCTGAATTTTTAAGTATTTTCCTAGCTTATTTTCTTTTAAAAAGGTGTTTTAAAAGCTAA
- a CDS encoding uroporphyrinogen-III synthase encodes MLIYLLNKTPFEGVKNLILNEIIFFDIKLNLDHYDALICTSKNALIALEKNKIPLNLDMQIYTIGDSTACFAKQLGFKNIKIAKKSYANEFFKEFKEELKNKKCLYLRAKNIASSLNLDLKNSGINLDEMIVYENIFKSSNEILIHPSVFIFTSALSVENFLKNYSLHEDDIIISIGNSTAKKLLNFKNLFVCKKQSIEECVALAKKLAFKTPF; translated from the coding sequence GTGCTAATTTATCTTTTAAATAAAACTCCTTTTGAAGGAGTAAAAAATCTTATTTTAAATGAAATTATTTTTTTTGATATTAAACTTAATTTGGATCATTATGATGCTTTAATTTGTACTTCAAAAAATGCTTTAATAGCCTTAGAAAAAAATAAAATTCCTTTAAATTTGGATATGCAAATTTATACTATAGGTGATAGTACGGCCTGTTTTGCTAAACAATTAGGATTTAAAAATATTAAAATTGCGAAAAAGTCTTATGCTAATGAATTTTTTAAAGAATTTAAAGAAGAATTAAAAAATAAAAAATGTCTTTATTTAAGAGCTAAAAATATAGCTTCAAGTTTAAATTTGGATTTGAAAAATAGTGGTATTAATTTGGATGAAATGATCGTCTATGAAAATATTTTTAAATCAAGCAATGAAATTTTAATACATCCATCGGTATTTATTTTTACTTCTGCTTTGAGCGTAGAGAATTTTTTAAAAAATTATAGTTTGCATGAAGATGATATTATCATAAGTATTGGAAACAGCACAGCAAAAAAACTTTTAAATTTCAAAAATCTTTTTGTGTGCAAAAAACAGAGTATTGAAGAATGTGTTGCCTTGGCTAAAAAATTAGCTTTTAAAACACCTTTTTAA
- the thiE gene encoding thiamine phosphate synthase — translation MKNNLDLKLYLVANRGKRSDETFLNILEDAVKGGVDIIQLREKELNSREFYELGKKVQKLCRIYKIPFLINDRIDIALALNADGVHLGQEDLDIKIARDLLGEEKIIGLSLKTLKQLDFIKSADYLGCGAIKATPTKESSLISLEILKQICKKSSIPVVAIGGIDQEMISELKGIDLAGIAVVRAIMDANDPYLSAKKLKEAFCANLSFK, via the coding sequence GTGAAAAATAATCTGGATTTAAAATTATATCTTGTCGCAAATAGAGGAAAAAGAAGTGATGAAACATTTTTAAATATACTTGAAGATGCTGTTAAAGGTGGTGTTGATATAATTCAATTGCGCGAAAAAGAGCTTAATTCTCGTGAATTTTATGAGTTAGGAAAAAAAGTTCAAAAGCTTTGCAGAATTTATAAAATACCTTTTTTAATTAATGATAGAATTGATATAGCTTTAGCTTTAAATGCCGATGGTGTACACTTAGGACAAGAGGATTTGGATATTAAAATTGCAAGAGATCTTTTGGGGGAAGAAAAAATAATAGGTTTAAGTTTAAAAACTTTAAAACAGCTTGATTTTATAAAAAGCGCTGATTATTTAGGTTGTGGTGCGATTAAGGCAACGCCAACGAAAGAAAGCTCTCTTATAAGTTTAGAAATTTTAAAACAAATTTGTAAAAAAAGTTCTATACCTGTAGTAGCTATAGGCGGGATTGATCAAGAAATGATATCTGAGCTAAAAGGTATTGATTTAGCTGGAATCGCTGTTGTTAGAGCTATTATGGATGCTAATGATCCTTATTTAAGCGCAAAGAAACTTAAGGAAGCTTTTTGTGCTAATTTATCTTTTAAATAA
- the thiD gene encoding bifunctional hydroxymethylpyrimidine kinase/phosphomethylpyrimidine kinase — MRAKGSNLIPVLTIAGSDCSGGAGIQADLKTFSAHELFGMSVILSVVAENTTRVISVHDIPTSSVDEQMLAVFEDIVPKATKIGMIGSCELMSCVAKNLELYKPQNLVIDPVMFAKNGYALMPEENCDFFKKTIVAFADLLTPNIPEAEFLCGFKIKNEEEMIKAAKYLCTLGAKAVLLKGGHSENNANDILFDGKEIHILKGERIETKNTHGTGCTLSSAIASNLAKGYDLLQAVSKAKEYVKNAIYYSLNLGKGCGPTNHFYRFLSEK; from the coding sequence GTGAGAGCAAAAGGGAGTAACTTGATTCCTGTTTTAACAATAGCAGGAAGTGATTGTAGTGGTGGAGCTGGAATTCAAGCAGATTTAAAAACTTTTAGTGCTCATGAACTTTTTGGTATGAGTGTAATTTTAAGTGTTGTAGCTGAAAATACAACAAGGGTTATTTCAGTACACGACATACCAACTTCAAGTGTAGATGAACAAATGCTAGCTGTTTTTGAAGACATAGTGCCAAAAGCAACCAAAATAGGTATGATAGGAAGTTGCGAGCTTATGAGTTGTGTTGCAAAAAATTTAGAACTTTATAAACCTCAAAATTTAGTTATTGATCCTGTGATGTTTGCTAAAAATGGTTATGCTTTAATGCCTGAAGAAAATTGTGATTTTTTTAAAAAAACCATTGTTGCTTTTGCAGATTTGCTTACTCCAAATATACCAGAGGCAGAATTTCTTTGCGGTTTTAAAATTAAAAATGAAGAAGAAATGATAAAAGCAGCAAAATATTTATGCACTTTAGGTGCTAAGGCCGTTTTGCTTAAAGGCGGACATAGCGAGAATAATGCAAATGATATACTCTTTGATGGTAAAGAAATTCATATTTTAAAGGGTGAGCGCATAGAAACTAAAAATACACATGGAACAGGTTGCACCCTTTCTTCGGCTATTGCAAGTAATTTGGCTAAAGGTTATGATTTATTACAAGCAGTGAGCAAGGCTAAAGAATATGTTAAAAATGCAATTTATTATTCTTTAAATTTGGGCAAAGGTTGTGGTCCAACCAATCATTTTTATAGGTTTTTAAGTGAAAAATAA
- a CDS encoding 3-methyladenine DNA glycosylase: protein MNGVEIFKRLLSLDLNFKEFDWFEDQGLSDIELLISVVLTQNTNWNNVLKALNNLRNSQITSLEKISQIENNDLALLIKPSGFYNTKAKRLKDLIEAILKKYNNLDNFKENVSREWLLKIKGLGFESVDSILNYLCKREILVVDSYAHRLALFLGYEFEDHEELREFFQSGIENEQENLCKVLNKTYELYELYQIFHALIVAFGKLAFKGKKLSLEGEKLIKNLKERW, encoded by the coding sequence ATGAATGGAGTCGAAATTTTTAAAAGATTGCTGAGCTTAGATTTAAATTTTAAAGAATTTGATTGGTTTGAAGATCAAGGATTAAGTGATATTGAGCTTTTGATTTCTGTTGTTTTAACACAAAATACAAACTGGAATAATGTTTTAAAAGCTTTAAATAATCTTAGAAATTCTCAAATCACTTCTTTAGAAAAAATTAGCCAAATTGAAAATAACGATCTTGCATTGCTTATAAAACCAAGTGGATTTTATAATACTAAGGCAAAGCGTTTAAAAGATTTGATAGAAGCGATTTTAAAAAAATATAATAATTTGGATAATTTTAAAGAAAATGTTTCGAGAGAATGGCTTTTAAAAATTAAAGGTTTAGGTTTTGAAAGTGTTGATAGTATTTTAAATTATCTTTGTAAAAGAGAAATTTTAGTTGTTGATAGTTATGCCCATAGACTTGCTTTATTTTTAGGATATGAATTTGAAGACCATGAAGAATTGAGAGAATTTTTTCAAAGTGGTATAGAAAATGAACAGGAAAATTTGTGCAAAGTTTTAAATAAGACCTATGAGCTTTATGAGCTTTATCAGATTTTCCATGCTTTAATTGTTGCTTTTGGAAAACTAGCTTTTAAGGGTAAAAAATTAAGTCTTGAAGGTGAAAAATTAATTAAAAATTTGAAGGAGAGATGGTGA
- a CDS encoding DEAD/DEAH box helicase, with product MQANFFEYLQENKVPPQLVLCENDKEAFLLAQVSLYQGFKTFVLPDFRAEFGDDLRAFSKELFEICKVLNAYHKENDDKILISPLSTVLKKLPSKNHLKNYVVSKKDTFKISQFRDELVKLGYEFVDMVQDKGEVSVRGEVIDIFCINEDIPIRILLFNEEIESIRKFDLVTQKSIPKEYESFEICPFLNHFSNLDYENFQINLNNFESNALINDINSSGFWCIDDFYDYLEYDFISIKKFDEQEWQRDLSKINAKIVPQARQYKDLKSFYNKDFFYFHQNKKITILAKNEALFKALELDEFSNIYFKKSELILNLITHKELIISLNKKEKQKYKRKANLIIDELKQGDFIVHEDYGIGKFLGLEMISVAGARKEFVSIEYQNNDKLLLPVENLYLIDKYLATSGSIPLLDRLGKTTFIKLKEKLKVKLLAIASEIVAMAAKRSLIKPKNIQVDYAQQAYFVSKAGFSYTEDQVKVCEEILQDFQSGKVMDRLLSGDVGFGKTEVAMNAIYPVVKSGFSVFFFAPTTLLSHQHFKTLKKRFENFEIPIFKLDRFTNSKDKKALLEFLDQEKPCVVVGTHALLNLQCQNLALVVIDEEHKFGVKQKEKLKELTQNSHLLSMSATPIPRSLNQALSSIKSYSVLQTPPEDRMDVRTFVKESDDALLKEIISRELRRGGQIFYIHNHIASIEQCKKHLLELFKNLKILVLHSKIDAKVQEEEMLKFENKEYDLLLSTSIVENGIDLANANTMIVEKSDRFGMADLHQLRGRVGRSNKQGYCYFLVENKENITEDALKRLISLESNSFLGAGSVLAYHDLEIRGGGNLLGIDQSGHMEQIGLSLYLKMLEEELNSLTKKEIFEEKKIDLKLNINAFLNSELISEDRLRLEIYRRLSKCEKINEIYEIEGEIEDRFGKLDIYTKQFLSLMMIKILALGKFKVISNFEQNIQFVNFNDEKEFIKARSKDDDDIIDAILTYLRKIDESQNILKDVK from the coding sequence ATGCAAGCTAATTTTTTTGAATACTTGCAAGAAAATAAAGTACCGCCGCAGCTTGTACTTTGTGAAAATGATAAAGAAGCTTTTTTGTTAGCTCAAGTTTCTCTTTATCAGGGTTTTAAAACTTTTGTTTTGCCAGATTTTAGAGCTGAATTTGGAGATGATTTAAGGGCGTTTTCTAAAGAACTTTTTGAAATTTGTAAAGTTTTAAATGCTTATCATAAAGAAAATGATGATAAGATTTTAATCTCTCCATTGTCTACTGTATTAAAAAAACTTCCTTCTAAAAATCATTTAAAAAATTATGTTGTATCTAAAAAAGATACATTTAAGATAAGCCAATTTCGTGATGAGCTTGTAAAATTAGGTTATGAATTTGTTGATATGGTACAAGATAAAGGCGAGGTAAGCGTTAGAGGTGAAGTTATTGATATATTTTGTATCAATGAAGATATCCCTATTAGAATTTTATTGTTTAATGAGGAGATAGAAAGTATTAGAAAATTTGATCTTGTAACGCAAAAATCTATTCCAAAAGAATATGAGAGTTTTGAAATTTGTCCATTTTTAAATCATTTTTCAAATTTAGATTATGAAAATTTTCAAATTAATTTAAATAATTTTGAAAGCAATGCTTTGATTAATGATATTAATTCTTCAGGTTTTTGGTGTATAGATGATTTTTATGATTATTTAGAATATGATTTTATAAGTATTAAAAAATTTGATGAACAAGAATGGCAAAGAGATTTAAGCAAGATTAATGCCAAAATTGTACCCCAAGCAAGGCAATATAAAGACTTAAAAAGTTTTTATAATAAAGATTTTTTTTATTTTCATCAAAATAAAAAAATTACAATATTAGCAAAAAATGAAGCCCTATTTAAAGCTTTGGAATTGGATGAATTTTCAAATATTTATTTTAAAAAAAGCGAATTGATTTTAAATTTAATCACTCATAAAGAATTGATTATTTCACTTAATAAAAAAGAAAAGCAAAAATATAAACGTAAAGCAAATTTAATTATAGATGAGCTAAAACAAGGCGATTTTATAGTTCATGAAGATTATGGTATAGGTAAATTTTTAGGTCTTGAGATGATAAGTGTAGCTGGAGCCAGAAAAGAATTTGTTTCTATTGAGTATCAAAATAATGATAAACTTCTTTTGCCAGTTGAAAATTTATATCTTATAGATAAATATTTAGCTACAAGTGGTTCTATCCCGCTTTTAGATCGTTTGGGAAAAACTACTTTTATTAAATTAAAAGAAAAATTAAAAGTTAAGCTTTTAGCTATTGCTTCTGAAATTGTTGCCATGGCAGCTAAAAGATCTTTAATTAAGCCTAAAAATATTCAAGTTGATTATGCTCAACAAGCATATTTTGTTTCGAAGGCTGGATTTTCTTATACTGAAGATCAAGTTAAGGTATGTGAGGAGATTTTACAAGATTTTCAAAGCGGTAAAGTTATGGATAGACTTTTAAGCGGAGATGTAGGCTTTGGAAAAACTGAAGTTGCTATGAATGCTATTTATCCAGTAGTTAAGAGCGGATTTAGTGTTTTTTTCTTTGCGCCAACAACGCTTTTATCGCATCAGCACTTTAAGACTTTAAAAAAACGTTTTGAAAATTTTGAAATTCCTATTTTTAAACTTGATCGTTTTACAAATTCTAAAGATAAAAAAGCACTTTTAGAATTTTTAGATCAAGAAAAACCTTGTGTTGTTGTTGGTACTCATGCGCTTTTAAATTTACAATGTCAAAATTTGGCTCTTGTGGTTATTGATGAGGAACATAAATTTGGAGTAAAGCAAAAAGAAAAATTAAAAGAATTGACTCAAAATTCACATCTTTTATCAATGTCAGCCACTCCTATTCCAAGAAGTTTAAATCAAGCATTAAGCTCTATAAAATCCTATAGTGTGTTGCAAACTCCACCAGAGGATAGAATGGATGTGAGAACTTTTGTTAAAGAAAGTGACGATGCTCTCTTAAAAGAAATTATTTCTAGAGAGCTAAGGCGTGGAGGACAAATTTTTTATATCCACAATCACATAGCGAGTATTGAACAGTGTAAAAAACATCTACTTGAACTTTTTAAAAATTTAAAAATTTTAGTTTTGCATTCTAAAATTGATGCTAAGGTACAAGAAGAAGAAATGCTTAAATTTGAAAATAAAGAATATGATTTACTTTTGAGCACTTCTATAGTTGAAAATGGTATTGACTTAGCTAATGCCAATACTATGATTGTAGAAAAAAGCGATCGTTTTGGAATGGCTGATTTGCATCAATTGCGTGGAAGAGTGGGAAGAAGTAATAAACAAGGATATTGTTATTTTTTAGTTGAAAATAAAGAAAATATTACAGAAGATGCTTTAAAACGTTTGATTTCTCTAGAAAGTAATTCTTTTTTAGGAGCGGGCTCTGTTTTAGCTTATCATGATCTTGAAATTAGAGGAGGGGGAAATTTATTAGGAATTGACCAAAGTGGACATATGGAACAAATAGGTCTTAGTCTTTATTTAAAAATGCTAGAGGAAGAGCTTAACTCTTTAACAAAAAAGGAAATTTTTGAAGAGAAAAAAATTGACTTAAAGTTAAATATCAATGCCTTTTTAAATTCAGAATTAATTTCTGAAGATCGTCTTAGACTTGAAATTTATCGTCGTTTAAGTAAATGTGAAAAAATCAATGAAATTTATGAAATTGAGGGCGAAATTGAAGATCGCTTTGGAAAACTTGATATTTATACTAAACAATTTTTATCTTTAATGATGATTAAAATTTTAGCCTTAGGTAAATTTAAAGTAATTAGTAATTTTGAACAAAATATCCAATTTGTCAATTTTAATGATGAAAAAGAATTCATTAAAGCAAGAAGCAAAGATGATGATGATATTATAGATGCTATTTTAACATATTTAAGAAAAATAGATGAAAGTCAAAATATCTTAAAGGATGTTAAATGA
- a CDS encoding bactofilin family protein, with amino-acid sequence MAIFSKSSHSTASTSNSETTVISSGARIEGKFYFASMLHVDGELSGVIHSESIVVIGKNGNLKGELKADKIVVNGYFEGELEANSLEILTGGMVNGDINIKELAIENGGRFNGVSKIKQEDPVKLIENSPEE; translated from the coding sequence ATGGCAATCTTTAGTAAAAGCAGTCACAGCACAGCATCTACCTCAAACTCAGAAACAACAGTAATTTCTTCGGGTGCTAGAATAGAAGGTAAATTTTACTTTGCCTCAATGCTTCATGTGGATGGAGAGCTTAGTGGAGTAATACATTCTGAAAGTATTGTGGTTATTGGTAAAAACGGTAATTTAAAAGGAGAGTTAAAGGCTGACAAAATTGTCGTAAACGGTTATTTTGAGGGTGAATTGGAGGCAAATAGCTTAGAAATTTTAACTGGTGGAATGGTTAATGGGGATATTAATATTAAAGAATTAGCTATAGAAAATGGCGGTCGTTTTAATGGGGTAAGCAAGATCAAGCAAGAAGATCCAGTCAAATTAATAGAAAACTCACCAGAAGAATAA
- a CDS encoding M23 family metallopeptidase has translation MIKNKFTITITDVNGSKHFYLNQIIKKIFIYIIAFVLLFLIFSGFYIKYLDSKVTDVSKKREELLKKSKELEYSNIQMQKKIEEKAKQYAAIEDKIASFEEALGLEAENNLTITDRLENLKLTNEQQIEILRQIPNGWPIENKGITGNFGWREHPLLKRKEFHPGIDLRAEVGTPVYATANGVVEFAGYSDNGYGYNVILLHNFGFKTVFAHMTRRDVVKAGQFVTKGQLIGYSGNTGLSTGPHLHYEVRFINKTLEPLYFLNLKRKNMNNFFNQERRVPWQSLVKAVTAQHLPQTQKQQ, from the coding sequence GTGATAAAAAATAAATTTACAATCACAATTACAGATGTTAATGGTTCTAAACATTTTTATTTAAATCAAATTATTAAGAAAATTTTTATCTATATTATTGCTTTTGTGCTTTTATTTTTAATTTTTAGTGGTTTTTATATTAAATATCTTGATAGTAAAGTTACAGATGTTAGTAAAAAAAGAGAAGAACTTTTGAAAAAAAGTAAAGAGTTAGAGTATTCTAATATCCAAATGCAGAAAAAAATTGAAGAAAAAGCAAAGCAATATGCTGCAATTGAAGATAAAATTGCTTCCTTTGAGGAAGCTTTAGGTTTGGAAGCTGAAAATAATCTTACAATTACAGATAGACTAGAAAATCTCAAATTAACCAATGAGCAACAGATTGAGATTTTAAGACAAATTCCTAATGGATGGCCTATAGAAAATAAAGGTATTACTGGAAATTTTGGTTGGAGAGAGCATCCGCTTTTAAAAAGAAAAGAATTTCATCCAGGTATTGATTTAAGAGCGGAAGTTGGAACTCCTGTGTATGCTACTGCAAATGGAGTTGTAGAATTTGCAGGATATAGCGATAATGGATATGGCTATAATGTTATTTTACTTCACAATTTTGGTTTTAAAACTGTTTTTGCTCATATGACGCGCAGGGATGTTGTTAAAGCAGGACAATTTGTTACCAAAGGACAATTAATAGGATATAGTGGTAATACTGGGCTTTCAACTGGACCACATTTGCATTATGAGGTGAGATTTATTAATAAAACTCTAGAACCATTGTATTTTTTAAATTTAAAAAGAAAAAATATGAATAATTTTTTTAATCAAGAAAGGAGAGTTCCATGGCAATCTTTAGTAAAAGCAGTCACAGCACAGCATCTACCTCAAACTCAGAAACAACAGTAA